The following nucleotide sequence is from Nakamurella alba.
AGGCGCCGGTGTTCCTGGTCGGCGCGGCGAAACCGCATCTCGCGCCGGGATCCGCGGTGGTGCTGATCGCCTCCGGCACCTCCCTCGGACCGACCGGCTACCAGGGCGTCTACGCCGCGTCGAAGGCCGGCATCGCCACGCTGGCTGCCTCCCTCGCCGCCGAGCTGGCGCCGCAGGGCATCCGGGTCAACGCGCTCTCCCCCGGCTTCACCGACACCCCGATGATCGCCGCGTCCATGGCCGACAAGGTGCTGGCAGCGACCGTCACCGAGGCCACTCCGGACCGCTCCATCGGCACCCCGCAGGACGTCGCCGGCGCGCTGCTCTTCCTGGTCTCCGACGGCGCCCGGCACATCCACGGCATCAACCTCCCGGTCGACGGCGGCTTCAGCCAGGTGTCGGTGACCCCCGCCCTCTTCGCCGACTGACAGCCGCCCTAACCTGCGCCAACGTCCTGCACCCAGTGAGTTATAGCTCACTGTGTTGTGTCACGACTTCGCTGACACTTGATGTGTCAATACTTCGCTGACACTCGTGGTCATT
It contains:
- a CDS encoding SDR family NAD(P)-dependent oxidoreductase; this translates as MTASYPPVSPMSVDLRGKVAVVTGAASGIGLAVAMNLAAAGAQVLATDRDPTGLDALAAATGEFDVRTFPADLLDPSAPQAIVAAALEAFGGLHILACCAGIFETAAVEDVTPESFDRVIGVNLKAPVFLVGAAKPHLAPGSAVVLIASGTSLGPTGYQGVYAASKAGIATLAASLAAELAPQGIRVNALSPGFTDTPMIAASMADKVLAATVTEATPDRSIGTPQDVAGALLFLVSDGARHIHGINLPVDGGFSQVSVTPALFAD